The proteins below are encoded in one region of Lentisphaerota bacterium:
- a CDS encoding 50S ribosomal protein L11 methyltransferase: MTVRTQLSVVTAEVSAAWVDAVLDALSAHPFTPTAWEDVERGTCRLDIFLENESDAAGVCDAVRETGAALGLSLAPAVSQLAREDWTESWKRFFHVEHVTPRVVIRPVWESYAARPGEVVIDIEPGMSFGTGRHGTTRACLHFLDAIAGERAGGSMLDMGCGSGILAIGAAKLGFHPVCGFDNDPDAVAIARDNARLNGVTTELDVCDLADNVRRADLVVANILAPVLIRHAVVIARAVLPGPDGALVISGILDAQYAEVLASFEALGFHEQASRMIEGWRSGWLRRDP; the protein is encoded by the coding sequence GTGACCGTCCGCACCCAGCTCTCCGTGGTCACGGCGGAGGTGTCCGCCGCCTGGGTGGATGCGGTGCTCGATGCGCTCTCCGCCCACCCCTTCACGCCGACGGCGTGGGAGGACGTGGAGCGGGGGACCTGCCGCCTCGACATTTTTCTGGAGAATGAGTCCGACGCCGCCGGGGTCTGCGACGCGGTGCGGGAGACGGGCGCGGCCCTGGGCCTGAGCCTCGCGCCCGCCGTCTCGCAACTGGCCCGTGAGGACTGGACCGAGAGCTGGAAACGGTTTTTCCACGTTGAACACGTCACCCCCCGGGTGGTGATCCGCCCCGTCTGGGAATCCTATGCGGCCCGGCCCGGCGAGGTGGTGATTGACATCGAACCGGGGATGAGCTTCGGCACCGGACGCCACGGCACCACCCGCGCCTGTCTTCACTTCCTCGACGCGATCGCCGGCGAGCGGGCGGGCGGCTCCATGCTCGACATGGGCTGCGGCTCGGGCATCCTCGCCATCGGCGCGGCCAAGCTCGGATTCCATCCGGTCTGCGGTTTTGACAACGACCCCGATGCTGTGGCGATCGCCCGTGACAACGCGCGGCTCAATGGCGTCACGACGGAGCTGGACGTGTGCGACCTGGCGGACAACGTCCGCCGCGCCGATCTGGTCGTTGCCAACATCCTCGCGCCCGTTCTGATCCGGCATGCCGTTGTAATCGCCCGCGCGGTGCTGCCGGGCCCGGATGGCGCGCTGGTGATCTCCGGTATTCTGGATGCGCAGTACGCCGAGGTGCTGGCATCCTTCGAAGCGCTCGGCTTTCACGAGCAGGCGTCCCGGATGATCGAGGGCTGGCGCAGCGGCTGGCTGCGGCGAGACCCATGA